The following are encoded together in the Streptomyces rapamycinicus NRRL 5491 genome:
- a CDS encoding NAD(P)H-binding protein: MRIAVTTPTGNVGRHVVATLVRAGVRPRVLLRDPGRLAPGVRDEVDAVPADQYDADAVVAATRDVDALFWVNPTSGHGDPLAEYARAAESVVRAVTENRIGRVVFQSSVGAEKRHGAGEIDGLAQTEIALNGTGVDVTHLRCGYFFTNLEFEVEALRAGALQVILPLDQPMAWVAPRDIAEVAATRLLAPAWSGRCVQAVHGPADLTWRQVGDILTAATGRRIGVERITDDAMRARLRRAGMAESLVEAVLGMSTGLREDFVPEQPRTLRTTTPTTLAAWAHDQLRHRIADDAP; the protein is encoded by the coding sequence ATGCGGATCGCCGTCACCACCCCGACCGGAAACGTCGGCCGCCACGTCGTGGCCACACTCGTCCGCGCCGGGGTCCGGCCACGTGTCCTGCTGCGCGACCCCGGGCGGCTGGCGCCCGGGGTCCGGGACGAGGTGGACGCGGTGCCGGCCGACCAGTACGACGCCGACGCGGTGGTGGCCGCCACCCGCGATGTGGACGCCCTGTTCTGGGTGAACCCGACCAGCGGCCACGGGGATCCCCTCGCCGAATACGCCCGCGCCGCCGAAAGCGTGGTGCGCGCCGTCACCGAGAACCGGATCGGCCGCGTGGTGTTCCAAAGCAGCGTGGGCGCGGAGAAGCGCCACGGCGCCGGTGAGATCGACGGCCTGGCCCAGACCGAGATCGCTCTGAACGGCACGGGCGTCGACGTCACCCATCTGCGCTGCGGCTACTTCTTCACCAATCTCGAATTCGAGGTCGAGGCCCTGCGCGCCGGCGCCCTCCAGGTGATCCTGCCGCTCGACCAGCCCATGGCGTGGGTGGCGCCCCGCGACATCGCCGAGGTCGCCGCCACCCGTCTGCTGGCGCCCGCCTGGTCCGGCCGGTGCGTACAGGCCGTTCACGGGCCCGCCGACCTCACCTGGCGACAGGTCGGCGACATCCTCACCGCCGCCACCGGCCGGCGGATCGGCGTCGAGCGGATCACCGACGACGCCATGCGGGCGCGACTCCGCCGGGCGGGGATGGCCGAGAGCCTGGTCGAGGCCGTGCTCGGCATGTCGACCGGACTGCGCGAGGACTTCGTGCCCGAACAGCCCCGCACCCTCCGGACCACCACCCCGACCACCCTCGCCGCCTGGGCCCACGACCAGCTGCGACACCGGATCGCCGACGACGCCCCGTAA
- a CDS encoding GlxA family transcriptional regulator translates to MAPHRVAVLALPRVLPIDLGIPTQIFNARPNTPYELTVCGGARGSVMTSTGFTVGDTAGLPALAQADTIIVPGYWEYQRPPAPEVAAALKAAFSRGARITSICTGAFALAAAGLLDGRTVTTHWASADELEELYPRVRVDRGVLYLDDDPLLTSAGVTAGIDLCLHIVRKDLGAAVANDIARELVAAPHRDGGQAQYIAQALPEPTARTLADTRDWALNHLDEPLTLEALARHARVSTRTLVRMWRQETGITPHQWLLTARVSHARELLEVTDLGIERIAAQSGLGTSTNLRARFRDALGTTPSAYRRTFQRGPDVPKPHATP, encoded by the coding sequence ATGGCCCCTCATCGTGTCGCGGTCCTGGCGCTGCCCCGGGTCCTCCCCATCGACCTCGGCATCCCGACGCAGATCTTCAACGCCCGGCCCAACACGCCGTACGAACTCACGGTGTGCGGCGGAGCCCGGGGCAGCGTCATGACCAGCACCGGGTTCACGGTCGGGGACACCGCCGGGCTGCCCGCCCTGGCCCAGGCGGACACGATCATCGTGCCCGGCTACTGGGAGTATCAGCGGCCACCGGCGCCCGAGGTGGCGGCGGCCCTGAAGGCCGCCTTCAGCCGGGGCGCCCGAATCACCTCCATCTGCACCGGCGCCTTCGCACTCGCCGCGGCGGGGCTGCTGGACGGCCGTACGGTGACCACGCACTGGGCCAGCGCCGACGAGCTCGAAGAGCTCTACCCCCGGGTCCGGGTGGACCGCGGTGTCCTCTACCTCGACGACGATCCGCTGCTGACCTCCGCGGGTGTGACCGCGGGCATCGACCTGTGTCTCCACATCGTCCGCAAGGACCTCGGCGCCGCCGTCGCCAATGACATCGCCCGGGAACTGGTGGCCGCGCCGCACCGCGACGGCGGCCAGGCCCAGTACATCGCCCAGGCCCTGCCCGAACCCACCGCGCGCACCCTGGCCGACACCCGCGACTGGGCGCTGAACCACCTCGACGAACCCCTCACGCTGGAGGCCCTCGCCCGCCACGCCCGCGTCTCCACCCGCACCCTGGTCCGCATGTGGCGCCAGGAAACCGGCATCACCCCGCACCAGTGGCTGCTCACCGCGCGCGTCAGCCACGCCCGTGAACTCCTCGAAGTCACCGACCTCGGCATCGAGCGGATCGCCGCCCAGAGCGGCCTCGGCACCAGCACCAACCTCCGGGCCCGCTTCCGCGACGCCCTCGGCACCACGCCCTCCGCCTACCGGCGGACCTTCCAGCGGGGCCCGGATGTCCCGAAGCCTCACGCCACGCCGTGA
- a CDS encoding helix-turn-helix transcriptional regulator — protein MELDPTIRTLTMLTLLQSGGEWTATELAERLGTSVRTVRRDAQRLRRLGYTVEARPGPGSAYRLSPGTRIPPLLFTADEITALVAGLHLIRAFLPEEAVASSALLKLDQVLPRPLRRRAAATDLATEVLQQPGAVVSAATVGVIADAVAEDGRLRFRYTDQHGRPSTRLVEPYRHFLRAGHWYLVAFDVDRDDWRTFRLDRITGISRVAGTYRPHTFPDRSIEHWLTTDFGRATHGVA, from the coding sequence ATGGAGCTCGATCCCACGATCAGGACCTTGACCATGCTGACGCTGCTGCAGTCAGGGGGCGAGTGGACGGCCACCGAGCTGGCCGAACGGCTCGGCACGAGCGTCCGCACCGTGCGGCGCGACGCCCAGCGGCTGCGCCGTCTCGGCTACACCGTCGAGGCCCGCCCGGGACCGGGCAGTGCCTATCGGCTGAGCCCCGGGACCAGGATTCCGCCGCTGCTGTTCACCGCCGACGAGATCACCGCGCTGGTGGCCGGGCTGCATCTGATCCGCGCGTTCCTCCCCGAGGAGGCGGTCGCGTCGAGCGCGCTGCTCAAGCTGGACCAAGTGCTGCCCCGCCCGCTGCGGCGCCGCGCGGCCGCCACCGACCTGGCCACCGAGGTGCTGCAGCAGCCCGGCGCCGTGGTCTCGGCGGCGACCGTCGGTGTGATCGCCGACGCGGTGGCCGAGGACGGCAGACTCCGCTTCCGCTACACCGACCAGCACGGCCGTCCCTCCACCCGGCTGGTCGAGCCGTACCGCCACTTCCTGCGCGCCGGACACTGGTACCTCGTGGCGTTCGACGTCGACCGGGACGACTGGCGCACCTTCCGCCTCGACCGGATCACCGGCATCTCACGGGTGGCGGGCACCTACCGGCCGCACACGTTCCCCGATCGGTCCATCGAGCACTGGCTGACCACCGACTTCGGCCGCGCCACTCACGGCGTGGCGTGA
- a CDS encoding amidase family protein — protein sequence MSESRVHGVTRNPWRTDVTPGGSSGGASASVAAGMVPVAQGGDGGGSIRMPTAFCWASHRPPVFSAGATST from the coding sequence GTGAGCGAGAGCCGGGTCCACGGGGTGACGCGGAACCCGTGGCGTACGGATGTCACCCCGGGTGGTTCATCAGGTGGCGCGTCGGCCTCGGTCGCCGCGGGCATGGTGCCCGTGGCGCAGGGCGGAGACGGCGGCGGCTCGATCCGGATGCCGACCGCGTTCTGCTGGGCGTCACATCGCCCACCGGTCTTCTCCGCCGGGGCGACGTCGACGTAG
- a CDS encoding threonine ammonia-lyase, which yields MPESHVHAAADGAVPGFGIDAIHEAARRLTGQVVRTPLLNSPMLDDLVGARVLVKAECLQLTGSFKVRGALNALLTLDEDARRAGIVAYSAGNHGQGVAAAARLAGCPAVIVMPSTAPRIKVDNCRWWGAETVLYDPRTEDREEVARKIIEERGMTLIPPFDDPRVMAGQGTVGLELADQARELGLTPDTVLVNCSGGGLAAGVITALGHALPGLANHIVEPAGFDKMARSLATGRVCANPRPPGGLMDAVSGPVAGARPLAVLRHYDVTGLTATDEEALAAMATAHRLLKIVLEPGAAASLAALLSGKVDVRDKVVALVASGGNVDPAVFRRALAD from the coding sequence GTGCCCGAATCACATGTCCACGCCGCCGCCGACGGCGCCGTCCCCGGCTTCGGCATCGACGCCATCCACGAGGCCGCGCGGCGCCTGACCGGTCAGGTGGTCAGGACGCCGCTGCTCAACTCCCCGATGCTGGACGACCTCGTCGGCGCCCGGGTCCTGGTCAAGGCCGAATGTCTGCAGCTGACCGGCTCGTTCAAGGTGCGCGGGGCGCTCAACGCCCTGCTCACCCTGGACGAGGACGCCCGCCGCGCCGGGATCGTGGCCTACTCGGCCGGTAACCACGGGCAGGGCGTGGCCGCCGCGGCGCGGCTCGCCGGGTGCCCCGCGGTCATCGTCATGCCGAGCACCGCACCCCGTATCAAGGTCGACAACTGCCGCTGGTGGGGCGCCGAGACGGTCCTGTACGACCCGCGGACCGAGGACCGGGAAGAGGTCGCCCGGAAGATCATCGAGGAGCGCGGGATGACGCTGATCCCGCCCTTCGACGACCCTCGCGTCATGGCCGGGCAGGGCACCGTCGGCCTGGAGCTCGCCGACCAGGCGCGCGAGCTGGGCCTGACCCCGGACACGGTCCTGGTGAACTGCAGCGGCGGTGGGCTGGCCGCCGGTGTGATCACCGCGCTCGGCCACGCGCTCCCCGGCCTCGCGAACCACATCGTCGAACCGGCGGGCTTCGACAAGATGGCCCGGTCCCTCGCCACCGGCCGCGTATGCGCCAACCCCCGCCCGCCGGGCGGCCTCATGGACGCCGTCTCCGGCCCGGTGGCCGGTGCCCGCCCCCTGGCCGTCCTCCGCCACTACGACGTCACCGGCCTGACCGCCACCGACGAGGAGGCCCTGGCCGCCATGGCCACGGCCCACCGCCTCCTCAAGATCGTGCTGGAGCCGGGCGCCGCCGCGTCCCTGGCGGCCCTGCTGTCCGGGAAGGTGGACGTCCGGGACAAGGTAGTGGCGCTCGTGGCATCGGGCGGCAACGTCGATCCGGCGGTCTTCCGCAGGGCCCTGGCGGACTGA
- a CDS encoding Lrp/AsnC family transcriptional regulator, whose protein sequence is MDPALAHRERAELRCARIDAALPPPAQPENDAAEGWDALDARLLELLSADGRMSMRKLAAATDVGLTTVRRRLRSLFPSPLSLRCDLARSPFGWPQSAVYFASVPAQHLEETSRVLSGFREVRACAIMAGPHDLVVDVWLRGLSDVHAFEAHLSRRLPRLTIDDRSLVLRTVKHMGRPLDEDGRSVGVVPLLQPC, encoded by the coding sequence GTGGACCCGGCTCTCGCTCACCGAGAGCGGGCCGAACTCCGGTGCGCGCGGATCGACGCGGCCCTGCCCCCGCCGGCGCAGCCGGAGAACGACGCCGCCGAGGGCTGGGACGCCCTGGACGCGCGGCTCCTCGAACTGCTCAGCGCCGACGGTCGAATGTCGATGCGCAAGCTCGCGGCGGCCACCGACGTGGGCCTCACCACGGTGCGCCGCAGACTGCGGTCGCTGTTCCCGTCCCCGCTGAGCCTGCGCTGCGACCTCGCCCGCTCGCCGTTCGGATGGCCGCAGTCCGCGGTCTACTTCGCGTCCGTACCGGCCCAGCACCTGGAGGAGACGAGCCGTGTGCTGTCCGGCTTCCGCGAGGTCCGCGCGTGCGCGATCATGGCGGGCCCGCACGATCTGGTGGTCGACGTCTGGCTGCGCGGCCTGAGCGATGTGCACGCCTTCGAGGCGCACCTCTCCCGGCGGCTGCCCCGCCTGACCATCGACGACCGTTCGCTGGTCCTGCGCACGGTCAAACACATGGGCCGGCCGCTGGACGAGGACGGCCGCTCGGTGGGCGTCGTCCCGCTGCTGCAGCCCTGTTGA
- a CDS encoding LLM class flavin-dependent oxidoreductase gives MSSQPLKFFAFDVAAPAHLTAGSWRDPEDEGRRYTDVDYWTDTARMLEDACFDGIFFADTVGYHDVHGGSPDAAMRDAAQFPINDPALIVPAMASVTRHLGFGVTASLTYEQPYALARKFSTLDHLTAGRVGWNIVTSYSESAARNLGLGTQIPHDKRYDMADEYLEVCYKLWESSWQDDAVIRDAEAGEYLDPRRIHPIDHKGTYFEVPGVHLCQPSPQRTPTLFQAGASSRGLLFAARNAEAVFVNTMTPELTRHGVDRIRTAVAQAGRDPRSVRILALITVIVAPTDAQAWQKYERHLANVSYEGALARYAGWTGIDLSTLDPDMPLQYADVDGSRSIVEMFSKADPTRTWTSRQIAEFIGIGGTGAVIVGSPRTVAAELRSWRDTADLDGFNLSYATKPGGWEDFIELALPELRRQGLARDAYDERATTLRESFYGAGRRRTLPDHPASRIRAARRAGDQLPGAVGALA, from the coding sequence ATGAGCAGTCAGCCGCTGAAGTTCTTCGCCTTCGACGTCGCCGCTCCCGCCCATCTGACCGCGGGTTCCTGGCGTGACCCGGAGGACGAGGGCCGGCGCTACACCGACGTGGACTACTGGACCGACACGGCCCGGATGCTGGAGGACGCCTGCTTCGACGGCATCTTCTTCGCCGACACCGTCGGATATCACGATGTCCACGGCGGGTCCCCCGACGCCGCGATGCGCGACGCCGCCCAGTTCCCGATCAACGACCCGGCCCTGATCGTCCCGGCGATGGCTTCGGTCACCCGCCACCTGGGCTTCGGCGTCACCGCGTCCCTGACGTACGAGCAGCCCTACGCGCTGGCCCGCAAGTTCAGCACGCTGGACCATCTGACGGCCGGCCGGGTCGGCTGGAACATCGTCACCTCCTACAGCGAATCGGCCGCGCGCAACCTCGGGCTCGGTACGCAGATCCCGCACGACAAGCGCTACGACATGGCGGACGAGTACCTGGAGGTCTGCTACAAGCTGTGGGAGAGCTCCTGGCAGGACGACGCGGTCATCCGCGACGCGGAGGCCGGTGAATATCTCGATCCGCGGCGCATCCACCCCATCGACCACAAGGGCACCTACTTCGAGGTCCCCGGCGTCCACCTGTGCCAGCCGTCCCCGCAGCGGACCCCCACGCTCTTCCAGGCCGGCGCCTCCTCGCGTGGCCTGCTCTTCGCCGCGCGGAACGCCGAAGCGGTCTTCGTGAACACGATGACGCCCGAGCTCACCCGGCACGGCGTCGACCGGATCCGGACCGCGGTCGCCCAGGCGGGCCGCGACCCCAGGAGCGTGCGGATCCTCGCCCTGATCACCGTGATCGTCGCGCCCACCGACGCACAGGCGTGGCAGAAGTACGAGCGCCACCTGGCCAATGTGAGCTACGAGGGCGCGCTGGCCCGGTACGCGGGCTGGACCGGGATCGACCTGAGCACACTGGACCCGGACATGCCGCTCCAGTACGCGGACGTGGACGGCTCGCGCTCGATCGTGGAGATGTTCTCCAAGGCGGACCCCACCCGGACCTGGACCTCCCGGCAGATCGCCGAGTTCATCGGCATCGGCGGCACCGGCGCGGTCATCGTCGGCTCCCCGCGCACCGTCGCCGCCGAGCTGCGCAGCTGGCGGGACACGGCGGACCTCGACGGATTCAACCTCAGCTACGCGACCAAGCCCGGCGGCTGGGAGGACTTCATCGAGCTGGCGCTCCCGGAGCTGCGGCGGCAGGGCCTGGCCCGCGACGCCTACGACGAGCGGGCCACCACCCTCCGCGAGAGCTTCTACGGCGCGGGCCGGCGCCGCACCCTGCCCGACCACCCGGCCTCCAGGATCCGCGCCGCGCGGCGCGCGGGCGACCAACTGCCGGGCGCCGTGGGCGCACTGGCCTGA
- a CDS encoding TetR/AcrR family transcriptional regulator has product MGRRSAAPRKGDLREQALLDAAETLLEHTGLEELTVEAIAKGAGISRGSLYFYFGNKHEVLAALVERTLRTIRAEADSTARDAASPPVEVMERAVKGVERVWREHGTVMRAAVDHSALHPVIGAAWNDTVEAFARIMTPVLTRAGIPDESAPDGAAALAHALCWLTERTFYRAACSPEKDFSAATATTVAIWRRVMRD; this is encoded by the coding sequence GTGGGAAGGCGCAGTGCCGCCCCGAGAAAGGGAGACCTGCGCGAGCAGGCCCTCCTGGACGCCGCCGAGACGCTGCTCGAGCACACCGGCCTCGAGGAGCTCACGGTCGAGGCGATCGCCAAAGGCGCCGGGATCTCCCGCGGCTCCCTCTACTTCTACTTCGGCAACAAGCACGAGGTCCTCGCCGCCCTCGTCGAGCGCACCCTGCGCACCATCCGGGCCGAGGCCGACAGCACGGCGCGGGACGCGGCGTCCCCACCCGTCGAGGTGATGGAACGGGCCGTCAAGGGCGTGGAGCGGGTCTGGCGCGAGCACGGCACCGTCATGCGGGCGGCCGTGGACCACTCCGCGCTGCATCCGGTGATCGGAGCCGCCTGGAACGACACGGTCGAAGCCTTCGCCCGCATCATGACCCCGGTGCTGACGCGGGCGGGGATCCCCGACGAGAGCGCCCCCGACGGAGCCGCGGCGCTGGCCCACGCACTGTGCTGGCTGACGGAGCGGACCTTCTACCGCGCCGCCTGCTCCCCCGAGAAGGACTTCTCCGCCGCGACCGCGACCACCGTCGCGATCTGGCGTCGCGTCATGAGGGACTGA
- a CDS encoding DUF5133 domain-containing protein has protein sequence MLMAHPAVLTDLIQQYETLRTLHAEDGSPEARQRLADVSYTLCVVTGTRDIDAALIAARHQLPGAHPEDDSLVPSA, from the coding sequence ATGCTCATGGCCCACCCCGCCGTGCTGACCGACCTCATCCAGCAGTACGAGACCCTCCGCACGCTGCACGCCGAGGACGGCAGCCCCGAGGCGCGGCAGCGGCTCGCCGACGTCTCGTACACGCTGTGCGTCGTCACCGGCACCCGGGACATCGACGCCGCCCTGATCGCCGCCCGGCACCAGCTCCCCGGCGCCCACCCCGAGGACGACTCCCTCGTCCCCAGCGCCTGA
- a CDS encoding SigB/SigF/SigG family RNA polymerase sigma factor — translation MSAMGTGARRHHDDTPDTAADFERLAAMPKGPEREALAEKLVEAWLPMAHRLARRYRNRGENLEDLEQVAALGLVKAVDRYDPQRGGAFQPYAIPTIVGELKRYFRDCAWDLHVPRRVQELRNRVRATIQDLTAAEGNDRSPTVAQVAQAADMSEEDVLTGMEAIDSFRSLSLDAELAGADDGYSLADTLGRSETRYDTVIARESVKPCLNRLPEREQHILYLRFFRDMTQAGIAEELGISQMHVSRLISRSCARIRNQVETEARPDRIPVHA, via the coding sequence ATGAGCGCCATGGGTACCGGCGCCCGCCGCCACCACGACGACACTCCTGACACCGCGGCCGACTTCGAACGGCTGGCCGCCATGCCCAAGGGGCCCGAGCGGGAGGCCCTGGCCGAGAAGCTGGTCGAGGCATGGCTGCCGATGGCCCACCGACTCGCCCGCCGCTACCGCAACCGCGGGGAGAACCTGGAGGATCTGGAGCAGGTCGCCGCCCTGGGCCTGGTCAAGGCCGTCGACCGTTACGACCCGCAACGCGGGGGCGCCTTCCAGCCCTACGCCATCCCCACGATCGTCGGGGAACTCAAGCGGTACTTCCGCGACTGCGCCTGGGACCTCCATGTCCCCCGGCGGGTGCAGGAGCTGCGCAACAGGGTCCGCGCCACCATCCAGGACCTCACCGCGGCCGAAGGCAACGACCGCTCCCCCACCGTGGCCCAGGTCGCCCAGGCAGCCGACATGAGCGAAGAGGACGTCCTCACCGGGATGGAAGCCATCGACAGCTTCCGGTCCCTGTCCCTGGACGCCGAACTCGCCGGGGCGGACGACGGCTATTCCCTGGCCGACACCCTCGGCCGGTCCGAGACCCGCTACGACACCGTCATCGCCCGGGAATCGGTCAAGCCGTGCCTGAACCGGCTCCCGGAGCGGGAGCAGCACATCCTGTATCTGCGGTTCTTTCGCGATATGACCCAGGCCGGCATCGCCGAGGAGCTGGGCATCTCCCAGATGCACGTCTCCCGCCTCATCTCCCGCAGCTGCGCCAGGATCCGCAACCAGGTCGAGACCGAGGCGCGGCCCGACCGGATCCCGGTCCACGCGTAA
- a CDS encoding flavin reductase family protein has protein sequence MTTAPTTASGPRSGQMDPMDHADQMDFRHVMSHLPTGVVAVTGVDPASARPVGLIVGTFASLSLEPPLVAFSIARTSSSWPGVRRGGRFSASVLAEGQDAVCRSLSRKSGDKFADVPWHPSPDGAPRVNGAVAWIDCEPEQELDGGDHLIVIARVRRMSTGPGEPLVFHKGRLGSYRDTVAA, from the coding sequence ATGACCACCGCCCCGACCACCGCCTCCGGCCCGCGGAGCGGCCAGATGGACCCCATGGACCACGCGGACCAGATGGACTTCCGGCACGTCATGTCGCACCTGCCCACCGGTGTGGTGGCGGTGACCGGCGTGGACCCCGCCTCAGCGCGGCCCGTCGGACTGATCGTCGGCACCTTCGCATCGCTCTCCCTGGAACCTCCGCTGGTCGCCTTCAGCATCGCCCGCACCTCCAGCAGCTGGCCCGGGGTCCGCCGCGGTGGCCGGTTCAGCGCCAGCGTCCTCGCCGAGGGCCAGGACGCGGTGTGCCGGTCGCTGTCCCGCAAGAGCGGCGACAAGTTCGCCGATGTGCCCTGGCACCCCTCCCCCGACGGCGCCCCGCGCGTCAACGGCGCCGTCGCCTGGATCGACTGCGAACCGGAGCAGGAGCTCGACGGCGGCGACCACCTCATCGTCATCGCCCGCGTACGGCGCATGTCCACCGGCCCCGGGGAACCCCTGGTCTTCCACAAGGGCAGGCTCGGCAGCTACCGGGACACGGTCGCCGCCTGA
- a CDS encoding RidA family protein, translating into MSELIRIPAPDGVAPAAQYSHVVQGTGHFVAVSGQIALDEAGDIVGEGDPAAQARQVFENLRRCLAAAGATFDDVIKLTYFVTDMAHMPAIREARAARIPDDRLPAASAVQVVSLARPEFLMEIEAFAVVAG; encoded by the coding sequence ATGAGTGAGCTGATCAGGATCCCCGCCCCGGACGGGGTCGCGCCCGCCGCCCAGTACTCCCATGTCGTCCAGGGCACCGGGCACTTCGTGGCAGTCTCCGGCCAGATCGCCCTGGACGAGGCGGGCGACATCGTCGGCGAGGGCGACCCGGCGGCCCAGGCCCGTCAGGTCTTCGAGAATCTGCGGCGCTGCCTCGCCGCCGCCGGTGCCACCTTCGACGATGTGATCAAACTGACGTACTTCGTCACGGACATGGCCCATATGCCGGCCATCCGCGAAGCCCGCGCCGCCCGCATACCCGACGACCGGCTGCCCGCCGCCTCGGCGGTGCAGGTCGTCTCGCTGGCGCGGCCGGAGTTCCTGATGGAGATCGAGGCATTCGCGGTGGTGGCCGGGTAA
- a CDS encoding alpha/beta fold hydrolase — protein MNSVTTTKTPIGRYFGVTGGRVYGNVREGDGPALVFLHYWGGSHRTWRPVIERLGPAQAFVSYDHRGWGESTEVPGPYGIEQLADDTERVIEELGYGAYVVVGHSMGGKVAQVLAARRPAGLKGVVLVAPAPPAPVGVTREFQEALAHAYDSDETIDGSIDLVLTSGELSAEARRQVHEDSSRAGEAARMAWPREALVEDFADRVGAIDVPVLVLAGSDDKVDPPHVLRDHLLPLIPTATLTELGGTGHLSPLEVPDQIASHIGAFVARLRGLVAGR, from the coding sequence ATGAACAGCGTGACCACCACCAAAACCCCCATCGGCCGGTACTTCGGCGTGACGGGCGGCCGGGTCTACGGCAACGTCCGCGAGGGCGACGGCCCGGCCCTGGTCTTCCTCCACTACTGGGGCGGCTCCCACCGCACCTGGCGGCCGGTCATCGAGCGCCTCGGCCCAGCGCAGGCCTTCGTCTCGTACGACCACCGCGGCTGGGGCGAGTCCACCGAGGTACCCGGCCCCTACGGCATCGAGCAGCTCGCCGACGACACCGAGCGCGTCATCGAGGAACTGGGCTACGGCGCATACGTCGTGGTGGGCCACTCGATGGGCGGAAAGGTGGCCCAGGTGCTGGCCGCCCGCCGCCCCGCCGGGCTGAAGGGCGTGGTGCTCGTCGCACCCGCTCCGCCGGCACCGGTCGGTGTGACGCGGGAGTTCCAGGAGGCGCTGGCGCATGCCTACGACAGCGACGAGACCATCGACGGCAGCATCGATCTCGTCCTGACCAGCGGCGAACTGTCCGCCGAGGCGCGCCGCCAGGTGCACGAGGACAGCTCCCGGGCGGGCGAGGCGGCCCGTATGGCGTGGCCGCGCGAGGCGCTGGTCGAGGACTTCGCGGACCGGGTCGGCGCGATCGACGTTCCGGTACTGGTGCTGGCCGGCAGCGACGACAAGGTGGACCCGCCGCATGTCCTGCGCGACCACCTGCTTCCGCTGATCCCCACGGCCACCCTCACCGAGCTCGGCGGCACCGGCCACCTGTCGCCACTGGAGGTGCCCGACCAGATCGCCTCCCACATCGGCGCGTTCGTCGCCCGGCTCCGGGGCTTGGTGGCGGGTCGGTAA
- a CDS encoding oxidoreductase gives MKTFLITGVSSGLGRAFAEGALDAGHTVVGTVRRETDRAAFEALAPGRAHARRLDVTDDVAVRAVVDEVEAAVGPLDVAIANAGYGLEGIFEETPLSAVRAQFETNVFGAAATLQAVLPHMRERRAGHLMAVTSMGGLMAVPGMSAYCGSKFALEGMLESIRKEVAAFGIHVTAIEPGSFRTDWAGRSMTRAERTIADYDALFTPIREARMAASGNQLGDPRKAAEALLHILDVPEPPGHLVLGSDALRLVGAARRAVDDDIRGWEELSRTTDFPDGARITSA, from the coding sequence ATGAAGACCTTTCTGATCACCGGTGTGAGCAGTGGGCTCGGCCGGGCGTTCGCCGAGGGGGCGCTCGATGCGGGGCACACGGTGGTCGGCACCGTGCGCCGGGAGACCGACCGGGCGGCGTTCGAGGCCCTGGCGCCGGGACGGGCCCACGCCCGCCGGCTGGACGTCACCGATGACGTGGCCGTACGTGCCGTGGTCGACGAGGTGGAGGCGGCCGTCGGCCCGCTCGATGTGGCCATCGCCAACGCCGGGTACGGCCTGGAGGGGATCTTCGAGGAGACACCGCTGTCGGCGGTCCGGGCACAGTTCGAGACCAATGTGTTCGGGGCCGCGGCGACACTTCAGGCCGTCCTCCCCCATATGCGCGAGCGCCGCGCGGGCCACCTGATGGCGGTGACCTCCATGGGCGGTCTGATGGCGGTGCCCGGGATGTCGGCCTACTGCGGCAGCAAGTTCGCACTGGAGGGCATGCTCGAGAGCATCCGTAAGGAGGTCGCCGCGTTCGGCATCCATGTCACGGCCATCGAGCCCGGCTCGTTCCGTACGGACTGGGCGGGCCGGTCGATGACCCGCGCGGAGCGGACCATCGCCGACTACGACGCGCTGTTCACACCGATCCGCGAGGCGCGGATGGCGGCCAGCGGCAATCAGCTCGGCGACCCGCGGAAGGCCGCCGAGGCACTCCTGCACATCCTCGACGTCCCCGAGCCCCCCGGCCATCTGGTGCTGGGCTCGGACGCGCTGCGCCTGGTCGGGGCGGCCCGGCGGGCGGTGGACGACGATATCCGCGGCTGGGAGGAGCTGTCGCGGACGACGGACTTCCCCGACGGAGCGCGGATCACCAGCGCGTGA